A region from the Vibrio artabrorum genome encodes:
- a CDS encoding DUF3185 family protein codes for MNNKLIGIVLIIAGIFLAFWGYNIYDSAESQLTRAFSGHSPIEAWLGMVGGIVAIIIGIKRVK; via the coding sequence ATGAACAATAAGCTTATCGGGATTGTACTTATCATTGCAGGTATTTTTCTAGCATTTTGGGGATACAATATTTACGATTCTGCTGAATCTCAATTGACACGTGCATTCAGTGGTCATTCACCAATCGAGGCATGGTTAGGAATGGTTGGCGGTATAGTGGCAATTATAATTGGTATCAAAAGAGTTAAATAA